From the Ilumatobacteraceae bacterium genome, the window CCAGGGCATCAAGTGCTCGCTCGAGGGTGTCGCGATCGTCAAGGTGGGCGGCACCGAAGACGCGGTGCGGGCATCTGCCCAGCGGTTCCTCGGACAGCAGAACGAGATCGAACCGTTCACCCAGGAGGTCCTCGCCGGTTCGCTCCGTGCGATCGTCGGCCGCCTGTCGGTCGAGGAGATCGTCAAGGACCGCGCCGCGTTCGCCCGTGAGGTCGCCGAGGAAGCCGAGTCGTCGCTGACCAACCAGGGGCTCGTGCTCGACACGTTCCAGCTCCAGGACATCAAGACCGAGGGCAACTACCTCCAGGACCTCGGTCGGCCCGAGGCCGCTCGGGCCGAGATGGAAGCATCGGTGGCCGAGGCCAGGTCGCGCCGCGAGTCCGAGCAGGCCCGGATCAAAGCGGAGGAGGAGATCGCGATCGCCAACCGCGAACTCGAACTGCGCAAGGCATCGATCCTCGCCGAGACCGACGCCGCGGCGGCCCAAGCCCGGGCGGCCGGCCCGATCGCCAAGGCCGCCAAGGACCAGGAGGTCATCCAGGCGCAGGAACTCGTGGCCGAGCGCATGGCAGCGCTCAAGGAGCGCGAGCTCGACACCGAGGTCCGCAAGCCGGCCGACGCCGAGCGCTACGCCGTCGAGCAGAAGGCCGAAGCCGAGAAGACCAAGAAGGTCCGTGAGGCCGAGGCCAACCGCATCGCCTCGATCGAAGCGGCGCAGGCCCACGCCGAAGAGGACCGACTCGTCGGCGCCGGCGAACGCCAGCGCCGCGAAGAGTTGGCGAAGGCGCTCGAACTCGAGGGCAACGCGCAGGGTGCCGCCGACCGTGCCCGCCGTGTCGCCGCCGCCGAGGCACTCAGGTTGGAAGGTGACGCCGAGGCGGCATCGATCCTCGCTCGTGGCGACGCCGAGGCGACCGCCATGGAGAAGAAGGCGACGGCCTACGAGCAGTACGGCCAGGCCGCGATCCTCGACCTGCTGGCCGACATGCTCCCCAAGCTCGTCCACGAGGCAGCGGCACCGCTGGGCAACGTCGACAAGATGACCGTCATCTCGACCGACGGAGCGAGCCAGATCACCAAGAATGCAGCACAGAACGTCACCCAGGGGCTGCAGCTCGCGAGCGACCTGCTCGGGGTCGACCTCGCCCAGATGTTCCAGGGTCTCGCCGCCAACGCCGGCCGCAACGGCGACAGCGGCGATCCGTCCGACGACGTGATCGAGGTGTGAGCTCATGGCCGGTAACGACTTTCTCGTCGGCTACTTCTTCGGTCGCCGAGGATTCAAGCGGTGGACCGGTCGCGAACGCACGCGTCCGAAGATGCCCTCCGGGCCGTGGCGGGCATCGGCGCTGCTGTGCACCGCGGCCGGCGTGCTCGTCGCCTGGCTGATCTTCGGGCGTTCCGACGCCGGGGGGTGGCGGCTGGTCGCCGGCGGCGTGGTCGGGTTCGCGGTCGGCATGTACGTGGTCGAGTCGATCTGGGAACGGCGGCACGCCGCACGCTCCGCGGCCGAGCCGATCGGTCGCCGTTCCTGACCGGTGTGGTGATCCGGTGATCGAACGCGAACGACGGTTCCTGGTCCGCGAGGTTCCCGAGGCGCTCCCCGACGGGTCGCGGATCGTGCAGGGCTACCTGATGACGATGCCGGCAGCGGTCCGTGTCCGGCGCCGTGACACCGCCTGCACACTCACGATCAAGACCGGCACCGGGCTGGCCAGGACCGAGATCGAACGGTCGATCACGGACGACGAGTTCGACGCGCTCTGGGACGTCGCGAACGACCTCCGGATCGAGAAGCATCGCCACCTGATCCCGCTGGCCGATGGGCTGATCGCCGAACTCGATCTGTTCGCCGGGCCGCTCGCCGGCCGCCGGCTCGTCGAGGTCGAGTTCGACACCGACGACGCCGCTGCATTCGAACCACCGGCCTGGTTCGGCCGCGAGGTCACCGACGACGGCCGCTACACCAACGCAGCGCTCGCCCGCGCCGG encodes:
- a CDS encoding SPFH domain-containing protein, with amino-acid sequence MNPILVFLIVVAALAVSIVVLVASRFKVAGPNEAFIVTGRKGKAVTNPETGRISTDLSGQKVVMGASTFVLPVVQKLAILDLSSRQIAISVGSAVSAQGIKCSLEGVAIVKVGGTEDAVRASAQRFLGQQNEIEPFTQEVLAGSLRAIVGRLSVEEIVKDRAAFAREVAEEAESSLTNQGLVLDTFQLQDIKTEGNYLQDLGRPEAARAEMEASVAEARSRRESEQARIKAEEEIAIANRELELRKASILAETDAAAAQARAAGPIAKAAKDQEVIQAQELVAERMAALKERELDTEVRKPADAERYAVEQKAEAEKTKKVREAEANRIASIEAAQAHAEEDRLVGAGERQRREELAKALELEGNAQGAADRARRVAAAEALRLEGDAEAASILARGDAEATAMEKKATAYEQYGQAAILDLLADMLPKLVHEAAAPLGNVDKMTVISTDGASQITKNAAQNVTQGLQLASDLLGVDLAQMFQGLAANAGRNGDSGDPSDDVIEV
- a CDS encoding CYTH domain-containing protein; protein product: MIERERRFLVREVPEALPDGSRIVQGYLMTMPAAVRVRRRDTACTLTIKTGTGLARTEIERSITDDEFDALWDVANDLRIEKHRHLIPLADGLIAELDLFAGPLAGRRLVEVEFDTDDAAAFEPPAWFGREVTDDGRYTNAALARAGWPDDE